The Pyrus communis chromosome 2, drPyrComm1.1, whole genome shotgun sequence genome includes a window with the following:
- the LOC137721309 gene encoding protein ALTERED PHOSPHATE STARVATION RESPONSE 1-like codes for MGCAASRIDKEERVRVCKERKKLMKHLVGFRGEFAEAQLAYVRSLRNTGAALRQFTESATLELDSTAPYGLEFPASSPPHLPPSPPPPPPLSPDLRKLYDSYTEEVCIELTKDDSNTPPPPPGPSSSWESWDLFGPSSQEHHKHDKMVEPLEEEWEEAKMEFEEDEQEEQTVANAVNSPPKNLQLAELIVEDVSVKKRHTLDTADMPMVLRRCKKTLEGIATVLDDYFLKSSDGLKEIAVLMDIQGGDTFEPLSTNESKWKSSNSTKVFSAFPWSWSSRSLQFPKDAVESSGSSEPCRPGAHCITLKKLYGHEKTLYKEVKEEEFIKFEHDRKTKLLQKLEDENNDWTRTEKIRLSVESLESEILRLQHSISSTCSSIVKLIDNELYPQLVKLTSGLLHLWRTMYECHRVQHSISQQLNTLTDIQKLDLSSNYHRQATIQLEAEVSCWYNHFCKVIKSQQEYVRTLSRWIQLTDSLVDDDRKSLYSSSICWMCEQWNLAFERLQDKEAAEAIKSLLSAIRSIFMQQEEEHNLQKKYEKLDKRLQKELCSLAEMEEKSTAEDGCSGLGPKHPLSLKRAKTEALKKQVDSEKAKYLNSVQVSKAMTLEDLKTSLPNVFQALMTSTSRYVEAVEAVCGHIITADGFDSNSETALRPT; via the exons ATGGGTTGTGCTGCATCTAGGATTGATAAGGAAGAGAGGGTGAGGGTTTGCAAGGAGAGAAAGAAGCTAATGAAACATTTGGTAGGTTTTAGAGGTGAATTTGCAGAGGCTCAGTTGGCTTATGTAAGATCATTGAGAAACACTGGAGCAGCACTTAGACAATTTACGGAGTCGGCGACGTTGGAGCTTGATAGTACTGCTCCCTACGGCTTGGAATTTCCAGCCTCATCGCCTCCCCATTTGCCTCCTTccccgccaccaccaccacctttgAGCCCTGATTTGAGAAAGTTGTATGATAGTTACACAGAAGAAGTATGCATTGAGCTTACTAAGGATGATAGCAACACTCCACCACCTCCTCCAGGCCCTAGCTCGTCGTGGGAGTCTTGGGACCTCTTTGGCCCTTCTTCACAGGAGCATCATAAACATGATAAAATGGTGGAACCACTTGAGGAAGAATGGGAAGAGGCCAAGATGGAATTTGAGGAAGACGAACAGGAAGAGCAAACGGTTGCTAATGCTGTGAATTCGCCGCCTAAGAATCTGCAGCTTGCAGAACTCATCGTGGAGGATGTATCAGTGAAGAAGCGGCATACTTTGGACACTGCAGATATGCCCATGGTACTACGGAGATGCAAGAAGACCTTGGAGGGTATAGCTACGGTGTTAGATGATTATTTTCTGAAATCATCTGATGGTTTAAAGGAAATTGCTGTTCTTATGGACATCCAAGGAGGAGACACTTTTGAGCCACTCAGTACTAACGAAAGCAAAT GGAAGAGTTCCAATTCCACAAAGGTCTTTAGTGCATTCCCATGGAGCTGGTCTTCTAGGTCGCTTCAATTTCCTAAAGATGCGGTTGAGTCTAGTGGTTCAAGTGAACCATGCAGGCCAGGAGCTCATTGCATCACACTGAAAAAATTATATGGTCACGAAAAGACACTTTACAAAGAAGTTAAG GAGGAAGAGTTTATCAAATTTGAGCATGACAGGAAAACCAAATTACTACAAAAACTAGAGGATGAAAACAATGACTGGACCAGGACTGAGAAAATAAGGCTGAGCGTTGAGAGTTTGGAGTCTGAAATCTTACGTCTTCAGCACTCAATCAGCTCTACTTGTTCTTCTATAGTGAAGCTCATAGATAATGAGCTGTATCCTCAGTTGGTCAAGCTAACTTCCGG GCTTTTGCACTTGTGGAGAACGATGTATGAGTGTCACCGAGTTCAGCATTCTATCTCCCAGCAGTTGAATACTCTTACTGATATCCAAAAGCTAGACTTGAGTAGCAACTACCACCGCCAAGCAACAATTCAACTAGAAGCCGAGGTCTCTTGCTGGTACAACCACTTCTGCAAAGTCATAAAATCTCAACAAGAGTATGTTAGAACCCTCTCCAGGTGGATCCAACTTACCGACAGTCTTGTTGATGATGATCGAAAGAGTCTCTACTCATCTTCTATTTGTTGGATGTGTGAACAATGGAATCTTGCCTTTGAAAGATTACAGGATAAG GAGGCAGCAGAAGCCATTAAGAGCCTTCTATCAGCCATCCGCTCGATTTTCATGCAGCAAGAAGAGGAGCACAATCTgcagaaaaaatatgaaaaacttgACAAAAGGCTGCAAAAGGAGTTATGTTCATTAGCTGAGATGGAGGAAAAGAGCACTGCGGAAGATGGGTGTTCCGGTTTAGGCCCTAAGCATCCATTGTCACTGAAGCGCGCCAAAACTGAAGCCTTAAAGAAGCAAGTGGACAGCGAGAAGGCTAAATATCTCAACTCGGTCCAGGTTAGTAAGGCCATGACATTGGAAGACCTGAAAACGAGCCTTCCTAATGTATTCCAAGCGTTAATGACGTCTACAAGTCGCTATGTCGAAGCCGTTGAGGCTGTTTGTGGGCATATTATAACAGCTGATGGTTTTGATTCCAATTCTGAAACTGCACTGCGCCCAACTTGA
- the LOC137725411 gene encoding BTB/POZ domain-containing protein At1g30440-like — MACVKLGSKTDAFHKQGQAWFCTTGLPSDIVVEVGEMSFHLHKFPLLSKSGVMERLISEASEGEEGRVITIPDIPGGAKTFELVAKFCYGVKFELTASNVVYLRCAAEHLEMTEEYGEDNLITQSEAFLNQVVLRNWKDSLKALQTCDDILPYAEELNIPKRCMESLATKASTDPNLFGWPVKEHGGPMQSPGGSVLWNGISTGARPKKLSSDWWYEDASTLSLPLYQRLISVMESRGIKQEIIAASITFYAKKYLPGLNRRQGNDYSTNLKPVSLGSPPSEEDQKLLLEEVDRLLPYQKRVVPTKFLFGLLRTAMILRANPSCISNFEKRIGMQLDQATLEDLLMPNFSYSMETLYNVDCAQRILDHFLAMEQITGGVSPCSADDEQLIGSSGPSLTPITMVAKLIDGYLAEVAPDVNLKLPKFQALAAAVPEYARPLDDGLYRAIDIFLKSHPWLAESDREQLCRLMDCQKLSLEACTHAAQNERLPLRIVVQVLFFEQLQLRTSIADCFLVSENLDGSRQLRSGFAGSTEGGWATTVRENQVLKVGMDNMRMRVSELEKECSNMRQEIEKLGRVKGSSTWGNVSKKFGFKIKSQMCSAQEGSVTNQHNASEKVEKLKERHGKQKKDSVKDE; from the exons ATGGCTTGCGTGAAATTGGGATCTAAAACTGATGCATTCCATAAACAAGGACAGGCCTG GTTCTGCACCACTGGGCTTCCTAGTGACATTGTTGTTGAAGTTGGAGAGATGTCATTTCATCTGCATAAG TTTCCTTTGCTCTCAAAAAGTGGGGTTATGGAAAGACTGATTTCCGAAGCAtctgaaggagaagaaggacgTGTCATAACCATCCCTGATATTCCTGGTGGGGCTAAAACATTTGAATTGGTAGCCAAGTTCTGCTACGGGGTGAAATTTGAGCTAACTGCCTCAAATGTTGTATATCTACGATGTGCTGCTGAGCATCTAGAAATGACTGAAGAGTACGGGGAGGACAACTTAATCACACAaagtgaagcctttctcaatcAAGTAGTTCTTCGAAATTGGAAGGACTCTCTAAAGGCACTTCAAACTTGTGATGACATTCTCCCTTATGCTGAAGAACTCAACATTCCAAAAAGGTGCATGGAGTCACTTGCCACAAAAGCATCCACTGATCCTAATTTGTTTGGGTGGCCTGTCAAGGAGCATGGCGGCCCTATGCAAAGTCCTGGTGGGAGTGTCCTGTGGAATGGAATAAGTACAGGGGCCAGACCAAAGAAATTAAGTTCAGATTGGTGGTACGAGGATGCATCAACCTTAAGCTTGCCTCTCTACCAGAGGCTGATTTCGGTCATGGAATCTCGTGGCATCAAACAGGAGATTATTGCAGCCTCGATCACTTTTTATGCAAAAAAGTACCTTCCCGGGCTCAATCGGCGTCAAGGCAATGATTATAGTACTAATCTTAAACCAGTGTCCTTGGGGTCCCCACCATCAGAAGAAGACCAGAAGCTCTTACTTGAAGAGGTCGATCGGTTACTTCCATATCAGAAGCGTGTAGTTCCAactaaatttttgtttggtctACTTCGAACAGCCATGATTCTTCGAGCGAACCCTTCTTGCATATCAAATTTTGAGAAAAGAATTGGCATGCAGCTTGATCAAGCTACGTTGGAAGATCTTTTGATGCCAAACTTCTCTTATTCTATGGAGACTCTATACAATGTTGACTGCGCACAACGAATTCTAGACCACTTCCTTGCCATGGAACAAATTACAGGAGGAGTGTCTCCATGTTCGGCCGATGATGAACAATTGATCGGGTCTTCAGGCCCTTCACTGACCCCAATCACAATGGTAGCCAAGCTCATTGATGGATACCTTGCAGAGGTCGCCCCTGACGTCAACTTGAAGCTCCCTAAGTTTCAGGCTCTTGCTGCTGCTGTTCCAGAATATGCCAGACCCTTGGATGATGGTCTTTACCGTGCAATAGATATTTTTTTGAAG TCACACCCATGGTTGGCAGAGTCCGACAGGGAACAGCTCTGCCGGTTGATGGACTGCCAGAAGCTTTCCTTGGAAGCTTGCACTCATGCTGCACAGAACGAGCGGCTACCCCTTAGAATAGTTGTTCAAGTTCTCTTCTTTGAGCAGCTTCAGCTTAGGACATCCATTGCGGACTGCTTTCTGGTTTCAGAAAATCTTGATGGATCAAGACAGTTAAGAAGCGGGTTTGCTGGGTCTACTGAGGGAGGCTGGGCCACAACCGTGAGGGAGAATCAGGTTTTAAAGGTTGGGATGGATAATATGAGGATGCGCGTATCTGAGCTTGAGAAGGAGTGTTCGAACATGAGACAAGAGATCGAGAAGTTGGGTCGCGTAAAAGGTTCTAGCACGTGGGGAAATGTATCAAAGAAATTCGGGTTCAAGATAAAGTCCCAGATGTGCAGCGCTCAAGAGGGATCGGTCACCAATCAGCATAATGCGAGTGAGAAGGTCGAGAAACTAAAGGAGAGGCATGGAAAGCAAAAGAAAGACTCTGTTAAAGATGAATAG
- the LOC137726371 gene encoding cation-chloride cotransporter 1, which yields MDNADVEAGAEEEFRGQRGRKYRPVVDDDRAVLEMSSIDPSSSSSSSSSSLPVHQASLQKIKVSTQENMGSNVQEGPSTHVQANGPQKESKLELFGFDSLVNILGLKSMTDEQTAAPSSPRDGEDIAITQGRPKPSDLKLGTMMGVFVPCLQNILGIIYYIRFSWIVGMAGIAESLLLVFFCGLCTFLTSISLSAIATNGAMKGGGPYYLIGRALGPEVGVSIGLCFFLGNAVAGSLYVLGAVETFLKAVPAAGIFRETTRVNGTSIQIQTPSSHDLQIYGIVVTILLCFIVFGGVKMINRVAPAFLIPVLFSLFCIYIGIALARKNHPVDGVTGLSLNSFKENWSSDYQKTNNNGIPDPDGKVSWNFNAMVGLFFPAVTGIMAGSNRSASLKDTQRSIPIGTLAATLTTTAMYLVSVLLFGALATREKLLTDRLLSATIAWPFPVFIYIGIILSTLGAALQSLTGAPRLLAAIANDDILPVLNYFRVSEGNEPHIATLFTALLCIGCVVIGNLDLITPTITMFFLLCYAGVNLSCFLLDLLDAPSWRPRWKFHHWSLSLLGASLCIVIMFLISWTFTIVSLALASLIYYYVSIKGKAGDWGDGFKSAYFQLALRSLRSLGANQVHPKNWYPIPLIFCRPWGKLPDNVPCHPKLADFANCMKKKGRGMSIFFAIMDGDYRECAEDAKTACKQLATYLDYKNCEGVAEIVVAPSVSEGFRGIVQTMGLGNLKPNIVVMRYPEIWRRENLTEIPATFVEIINDCIVANKAVVIVKGLDEWPNEYQRQYGTIDLYWIVRDGGLMLLLSQLLLTKESFESCKIQVFCIAEEDTDAEGLKADVKKFLYDLRMHAEVIVVTMKSWDVQADGASPQDESMEAYTGAQQRIADYMANMKATAEKQGTPLMADGRQVFVDEQQVEKFLYTTLKLNSTILRYSRMAAVVLVSLPPPPANHPAYFYMEYMDLLVENVPRLLIVRGYRRDVVTLFT from the exons ATGGACAATGCCGACGTCGAAGCCGGTGCGGAAGAGGAGTTCCGTGGCCAGAGGGGTCGCAAGTATCGCCCCGTCGTCGACGACGATCGCGCCGTGCTCGAGATGTCGTCCATAGatccttcctcctcctcctcctcttcctcatcTTCTCTCCCCGTCCACCAAGCTTCACTCCA GAAAATAAAAGTGAGCACCCAAGAAAACATGGGTTCTAACGTACAAGAAGGGCCTTCTACTCATGTGCAAGCCAATGGGCCCCAGAAAGAATCAAAATTGGAACTATTTGGTTTTGATTCTCTCGTCAACATTCTTGGTCTGAAGAG TATGACAGATGAGCAGACTGCAGCACCGTCAAGTCCTAGAGATGGTGAAGATATTGCTATCACTCAGGGGCGACCAAAG CCAAGTGATCTCAAATTGGGAACAATGATGGGTGTATTTGTGCCATGCCTTCAAAACATATTGGGAATTATCTACTATATCCGCTTTTCTTG GATTGTTGGTATGGCTGGCATAGCTGAGTCACTACTCTTGGTTTTCTTCTGTGGCTTGTGTACTTTCCTGACTTCAATATCATTGAGTGCAATTGCAACCAATGGTGCTATGAAG GGTGGTGGACCTTACTATCTAATTGGTCGTGCCCTTGGTCCAGAAGTTGGAGTTAGCATTGGATTATGTTTCTTTCTAGGAAATGCTGTTGCTGGATCTCT TTATGTCTTGGGAGCTGTTGAAACCTTCTTGAAAGCTGTACCAGCAGCTGGGATTTTTAGAG AGACCACAAGAGTTAATGGAACATCAATTCAAATACAAACTCCGAGTTCACATGACCTACAAATCTATGGGATAGTTGTGACTATTCTTTTGTGCTTTATTGTGTTTGGTGGTGTGAAAATGATCAATCGGGTTGCACCTGCTTTCCTCATACCTGTTTTATTCTCGCTGTTCTGCATATATATCGGGATTGCTTTGGCGAGGAAGAATCACCCTGTAG ATGGGGTCACGGGCTTGAGTTTGAACTCTTTTAAAGAAAACTGGAGCTCAGATTATCAGAAGACCAATAACAATGGAATCCCTGATCCTGACGGAAAAGTATCCTGGAATTTCAA TGCAATGGTCGGCCTCTTTTTCCCTGCTGTGACAGGAATTATGGCAGGTTCAAATCGGTCAGCCTCACTAAAAGATACTCAGCGTTCAATTCCTATTGGAACACTGGCTGCAACTCTTACAACTACGGCAATGTATCTGGTCTCTGTGTTACTATTTGGAGCCCTTGCAACCAGGGAGAAGCTTTTGACTGACAG GCTACTTTCGGCTACAATAGCTTGGCCTTTCCCAGTATTCATTTACATTGGAATAATTCTTTCAACCTTAGGTGCTGCTCTTCAAAGCCTGACTGGTGCCCCCCGTCTCCTTGCAGCCATAGCCAATGATGACATTTTACCTGTTCTTAACTACTTCCGGGTTTCAGAGGGGAATGAGCCTCACATTGCTACCTTGTTTACAGCGCTCCTCTGTATCGGGTGTGTCGTTATTGGGAACCTGGATCTAATCACACCAACTATAACTATGTTTTTCCTTCTGTGTTATGCGGGTGTGAACTTATCTTGCTTCCTTCTGGATCTTCTAGATGCTCCCAGTTGGCGTCCTCGGTGGAAATTTCACCACTGGAGCCTCTCTCTTCTTGGAGCCTCACTTTGTATAG TGATCATGTTCTTGATCTCCTGGACATTCACTATTGTGTCTCTAGCCCTGGCAAGCCTTATTTATTATTATGTGAGCATCAAGGGCAAGGCTGGGGATTGGGGTGATGGTTTCAAGAGTGCATATTTCCAACTGGCTCTCCGCAGTCTACGATCTCTAGGAG CAAACCAGGTGCACCCAAAGAATTGGTACCCCATCCCATTGATATTCTGCCGGCCATGGGGGAAGCTGCCAGATAATGTACCCTGCCATCCCAAACTTGCTGACTTTGCCAACTGTATGAAGAAGAAGGGCAGGGGAATGTCCATCTTTTTCGCTATTATGGACGGTGATTACCGTGAATGTGCTGAAGATGCTAAGACTGCATGCAAACAGCTTGCTACCTACCTTGACTACAAGAATTGTGAAGGTGTAGCTGAGATTGTCGTGGCCCCCAGTGTGTCTGAAGGATTTCGGGGCATTGTCCAGACAATGGGTCTTGGAAACCTCAAGCCAAACATTGTGGTGATGCGGTATCCTGAGATATGGCGTCGTGAAAACTTAACGGAAATTCCAGCCACTTTcgttgaaataattaatgattgCATTGTTGCGAACAAGGCTGTTGTTATTGTCAAGGGTCTTGACGAGTGGCCTAATGAGTATCAGAGGCAATATGGTACCATTGACTTGTATTGGATAGTGAGAGATGGGGGTCTCATGCTTCTTCTCTCTCAACTCCTCCTCACGAAGGAAAGCTTTGAGAGTTGCAAAATCCAGGTTTTCTGCATCGCGGAGGAGGATACTGATGCGGAGGGGCTCAAGGCTGATGTCAAGAAGTTTCTGTATGATCTTCGGATGCATGCTGAAGTGATTGTTGTAACAATGAAATCATGGGACGTGCAAGCAGACGGTGCTTCTCCTCAAGATGAATCCATGGAGGCGTACACTGGTGCTCAGCAGCGGATAGCTGATTACATGGCTAACATGAAGGCAACAGCTGAGAAACAAGGGACCCC